The proteins below come from a single Oncorhynchus keta strain PuntledgeMale-10-30-2019 chromosome 32, Oket_V2, whole genome shotgun sequence genomic window:
- the LOC118365649 gene encoding somatostatin receptor type 5-like, whose translation MAEDMWENRTVPSPYPHLPLSFLLCNDTLLNDTLLNDTLFNCINSTNIPEMPLGPSVAGVLIPLIYIIVCVIGLGGNSLVIHIVLHYSKTESVTNIYILNLAIADELFMLGLPFLAVQNTLQFWPFGSFMCRLVMTVDSINQFTSIFCLTVMSIDRYLAVVHPIRSSKWRRPQVAKVVNGTVWAISFLVVLPVVIFANVHKTGGTCNISWPRPADIWRAAFIIYTSTVGFFCPLLIICLCYLLIVFKIRSSGKKVHATSTKRRKSERKVTRMVVIVVAVFVFCWLPFYALNILNLLVSLPSEYPGLYYFVVVMGYANSCANPIVYGFLSENFKRGFRKALCRSSRKVESHDLTERQQQQEERGRVLKPRESLRRVVRDEEEEEDDDDREDVTEMTEICRIAQNGNGHPESSLALLTPKAPAPGASEHVASPERKAIAGDIGGKGPNLGPPASLHNGHTNGSVKPLPEEPVEKNSSLEISYL comes from the coding sequence ATGGCAGAGGACATGTGGGAGAACAGAACAGTCCCCAGCCCTTACCCCCACCTCCCCCTGTCTTTTCTACTATGCAACGACACCCTCCTCAATGACACCCTCCTCAACGACACTCTCTTCAACTGTATCAACTCCACCAACATTCCAGAAATGCCATTAGGACCCAGTGTAGCAGGGGTCCTCATCCCACTCATCTACATCATCGTCTGTGTCATCGGCCTTGGCGGGAACAGCCTGGTCATCCACATTGTGCTGCACTACTCCAAGACGGAGTCTGTGACTAACATCTACATCCTGAACCTGGCCATCGCTGATGAGCTCTTCATGCTGGGCCTGCCCTTCCTGGCTGTCCAGAACACCCTCCAGTTTTGGCCCTTTGGCTCCTTTATGTGCCGCCTGGTCATGACCGTGGACTCCATCAACCAGTTCACCTCCATCTTCTGCCTGACCGTCATGAGCATTGACCGCTACCTGGCAGTGGTCCATCCCATACGCTCCTCCAAGTGGCGGCGGCCCCAGGTGGCCAAGGTGGTCAACGGCACAGTGTGGGCCATCTCCTTCCTGGTGGTCCTGCCTGTGGTAATCTTCGCCAACGTCCACAAGACGGGCGGCACCTGCAATATCTCCTGGCCTCGGCCGGCCGACATTTGGCGGGCGGCTTTTATCATCTACACGTCCACAGTGGGTTTCTTCTGCCCACTCCTCATCATCTGCCTCTGCTACCTGCTCATCGTCTTCAAGATCCGTAGCTCAGGCAAGAAGGTCCACGCCACGTCCACCAAGCGCAGGAAATCGGAGCGCAAGGTGACGCGCATGGTGGTGATCGTGGTGGCCGTGTTTGTCTTCTGCTGGTTGCCCTTCTACGCCCTCAACATCCTCAACCTGCTGGTGTCTCTGCCATCAGAGTACCCGGGCCTCTACTACTTTGTTGTGGTAATGGGCTACGCCAACAGCTGCGCCAACCCCATCGTCTACGGCTTCCTGTCAGAAAACTTTAAGCGGGGCTTCCGCAAGGCCCTGTGTCGCTCCTCACGCAAGGTGGAGAGCCACGACCTGACTGAGcgccagcagcagcaggaggagagagggagggtgctgaAGCCCCGGGAGAGCTTGAGGAGGGTCGTacgagatgaggaggaggaagaggatgatgatgacaGGGAGGATGTCACAGAGATGACGGAGATCTGTAGGATCGCCCAGAATGGGAACGGACATCCTGAGAGTTCCCTGGCCCTGTTAACACCCAAGGCGCCAGCTCCAGGGGCATCTGAGCATGTTGCATCCCCTGAAAGGAAAGCCATAGCTGGTGACATTGGTGGGAAAGGCCCAAACTTGGGGCCTCCAGCATCCCTGCATAATGGACACACCAATGGGAGTGTCAAACCACTGCCAGAGGAGCCGGTGGAGAAGAACTCCTCACTGGAGATAAGCTACCTATAA